One genomic window of Lytechinus variegatus isolate NC3 chromosome 1, Lvar_3.0, whole genome shotgun sequence includes the following:
- the LOC121413854 gene encoding protein SGT1 homolog, protein MASADEQKEKQSEPLAKQQQAPLPQPQKQRYDWYQTDGLVTINILIKKAKEEDVNIVLTKTTLSSTIKLSDGSDYRLKLDLAHPIIPEKSTTRILSSKIEIKLKKEEAIRWNKLEGEDDIPQAVKPAAETKAEDSIHKYPTSSHVTRNWDQIAKEFEKEEEENAKGEEALNSLFQKIYSSGDEETKKAMNKSFVESAGTVLSTNWKDIGSKKTEIKPPDGMEHKKWDS, encoded by the exons ATGGCGTCAGCAGATGAGCAAAAGGAAAAGCAGTCTGAACCATTGGCAAAGCAGCAACAAGCACCATTGCCTCAACCTCAGAAACAAAG gtATGACTGGTACCAAACAGATGGGCTTGTTACTATTAATATACTCATCAAAAAGGCCAAGGAAGAAGACGTTAATATTGTTCTGACCAAGACTACA tTGAGTTCAACAATCAAGTTGTCCGATGGGAGTGATTACAGATTGAAATTAGACCTGGCTCACCCAATCATTCCAGAGAAAAGCACAACAAGGATACTAAGTAGCAAA ATAGAGATTAaattgaagaaagaagaagccatCAGATGGAACAAACTAGAAGGTGAAGATGATATCCCTCAAGCAGTCAAGCCTGCAG CGGAAACAAAGGCCGAAGACAGCATCCACAAATACCCAACATCCAGCCACGTGACGAGGAACTGGGACCAGATTGCAAAGGAATttgagaaggaggaagaggagaacgCGAAAGGAGAGGAGGCCCTCAAtagtctcttccaaaagatcTACTCCAGTGGAGACGAAGAGACGAAGAAAGCCATGAACAAGTCATTT GTGGAGTCGGCGGGCACGGTTTTGAGCACTAACTGGAAAGATATCGGCTCCAAGAAGACGGAGATAAAACCCCCTGACGGCATGGAGCACAAGAAATGGGATTCATGA